In the genome of Arachis stenosperma cultivar V10309 chromosome 2, arast.V10309.gnm1.PFL2, whole genome shotgun sequence, the window tataaatatttaaaatcaaggcatataaaatattcactattttttaattataagaactctaaataaaaaaataagagtttattcaacttttataaaaaatctCCAAAATAcaatcttaaataaatataatgcatcgtaaataattaattaataacttttaaaaatttagaggtcttacatcctaccccacttataaaaattttcgtcctcgaaaattaACTTAATACCTAACATTCTAAAATagttttgaatatttaaaaaaaaaaaatagagatcTTGGCAGATTTATGTATTAATTTTCCAAATATCGAATAATTTGTAAAACTTAGGTGTAAGGGAAAAGTGTGGTCTGAAGCAACAGTACTTTACTTTCTAAATGCGTTTTAGATAAGCAAGAAAGTTTAGCATATTTATACATATAGATGTTCAAATACTGAATGACTATAAGATTTAAATATAAGGATAAAGTATGGTATAAGGCAGGAGATACAAGATAGGCGTTCACAAAGCAAAGTTATAGTTAATGTGGCAAAATGGCTACAAAGCAAACTGGTATTTAAACAACAGGTAAAACGTTCGCTCACCAATGTCGTATCCACTTCAGAACTTCAATTTGCAACTTCATCAATCACTTCACAACCCAAAAAAAAAGTTGGTCATAAACCTATCACCCACAAATTTTCACATGGAAACAAAACTACTACAACCCCTTATAACGTCACACACTTACTGCTTCATCTTTTTACGCTCACGAGCAGCATTCTAAGGAGACTAACGTTTCATTCGCTATGCCCAAAGGTCATATGTGACTCTAAAGCAATTCCCGAGTTATTTAGAAGGTTACAAGACATGAGATGAGGTCAGGTGACAAGGATGACGTTCACAAGAATTTAAGAGACAACCTTGAGGATTAGAAAACAATACAATGGTTTGATATGAATTCAAGCTGAGTCAAGGAGTATGAGGTttatagaaaagaaaatttaagtCCAAAGACAATTCACAAGATTCGAATAGGAATGAAACTCTTTCGAATGCATCGTTTACAAGAATCGGAACTTAAGAAAATCATTTTACAtttcaaaagaaaagtataCAACAACATATTTGTAAAAGAATAACAAAAACATAGATGTGACATTACTTGAATACAATTTTAGGTTGTAAGAGTTTATGTAAAGTTTGAAAAGGTGcgagtaaaaatatttaagcgCTTCACTAACCAAACGCATGCATAAAACTGACATATAGTCAAAAGAAAATCCAGTTATACTTCATCAAAACATTTTCCAAGTTTAAAAACGGAATGGGAGAATTTCAAGAAGTGGAAGCCATAACCAATCCCCAGTATTCCAAGTCTAGTTCAATCTCAATAAGGGTTTTAAACTCATTCATTGTTATGCGTCAATCTAAACAATCGATCTTAGTTCGAAAACTTAGCAACCTGACACGTGCTCAAACACACACCAGAGCAAAATTAAATGCCATAACCTGCGATATTTTCAAACTTACCAAATTTACTTCCTGCATCAACAAGCTGTGTACTAAAAAAAACTAACATATTGTTACCCATGTCTAGGGGTCGCACATGATACCGAAGCACTCGAGTTTACTTAAAGAGATAAAATACCTAGGAAGAGCAAATCAAATGACAAGGGCAACGCTCTCATGAAGTCAAAAGGATGAATAGAATCGCAATTTAACAAGAATGCGCAATAACAATGAAATATTCCAGAAGGAGAGTCaatttacattatttttttttctaggaGATCTGAATCAAAGAATTTCAATAGAAATCATAAGAAAAGTTAACATATTTAGCCGAAACAAATTTTGGCCGAATAAAGGACATACAAAGGatgcaaatgatttaaaacATTGTTTACAAGTATTTGAAGAAATGGTTTGAGTCACCAACAAACAAGAATGGTCAAAAATCATAAAGTGTGCCGGacagagaaaaaaaaatcgaaGTACAAATAGAAAAGAATTTTGATTTCAAAGATCTTCAATAGAAACCATAGAGTAGAATAGGGTAATTGTTTACAGAATTCAAGAAAGTCAATTAAAACGTAAATATTGCATCTTGTTTAAAACAAATTCAAGTCGAGCTAGATTATGCAAGatttatgaaataaaaattagttaggCTAAGGATAAAACATTTTACTGAAAATCTTGGTAGAAAATCAAATTGTAATCTTAAAAAGAAACTTGAATTTAAGAACTTCGATAGGAACGATCAAGAGGAAGAACGGTGCATTTATTTAAACTGGATTTGAGCTAAGTCGAAAATAATACTAAAAGTCATTGGTAGCGTTAACAAAGAATGGATAATCCCAAAAAGAAACCAATTCACTTTCTCAAAAGAGACATGAAATGTTTAAATAAGGTTTTTCATTAAAACAActcaaattaaaacaaaatatgaaaaatttataaaataaacttaatTAAGCTATGAGCAAAAATATTCtttcaagaattttgaaaaatattcaaGAGGAGAATCAAACCAAAATTACTTTGAAGGCCCAAAACAAAAATTACAAGAGGGCTTTATAAGATAGGATGTATTACGGCAAAACAGGTTCAGATTTCATCGATAAATTACCTCGTTTAAGTAGAAGAATGCAGAACCTAAAACTGTGATGTTAAGAATCTATGGAATAAGTAGGCGCATGTTAAGGGAAGAATACGCATATGGTGCAAAGCATAGAAGAAAGATATCAAGTCATAGAGAGAATCTAAATCAGAAAATTTTGCTaggaacaagaagaagaaagataaTATATTGATCGAAGCAAATTCCAATTAAATTACAGTACAAAGTTCTTATAAGAGAACGTAAAATTGAGGACCATAACATCAAGAATCCAGGGGTTAGTCAGAAATATAATTTGACAGAGAATCAAACCGTATCTCAAGAAAAGCATTGAATCAAGGATTTCCAATGCAAATGATAAAGGTAAAACTAACACCTATCACAGATAAGGATTACATGTCAACTaacttcaagaattaatttctaaCGCTCCCAAAACCCGCAACTCGCGTTATCTATGACTCGCATATTGTCTATCATAACCCATTGGTGCTTCCATATACATAGTTTAGtagtattaagccggccaaacttaataccaggaattatgcaatgcaagactaatGGCATTAATCAATAGTCCGTCATGTGTATAAAACTCTAATTCTCATTATCTGAACGAGACCTATTACATGACAGACGCTTagagtatgcaattgaagcataatcagtccattcctcaggctctacaggaaggaccgctctgataccataatgtaacaccctcgCTTACAGaagtcacgcttccggctgcgctacTCTGATAGCAAAAAGTATTACgactaatttatatattaaatactaaaataggagcctgtgaCTCGACACTGTATCGCTGATTTCTTTGAACATCGGAAGTGAAtactttatcttaaaaaaaaacaaacaagcaGGAATAGATTCATATAAAAGACTCCTTACATAATAACTCAACatattagaaaatataaaacatacaattcctatccTTCTTACAAACTTGTAATAACAAAAACGAGGGAagaaaataatctaaataataCAACAGCATATAAACCAAATGCAGTATAACTCTTCTTAATGCTTCTTCATCCGGTTCCTGAAaaggtaaagctgtagggggtgagaacctaaccacacggtctcaccacggagtttcaaagttgtcataagaagatatttaacaagaaaactgttttcaaaCTCAGTGATTATCTttgccttatgaatctttttaaaaaccaGTAGGTAATCGTTCGAAGCCTTTTCAAAGAAACGTTTAATCTATCAAAAATCCAAAACCTTTGCTTTCTTATATGAAAAATCTCAATCAGAAACCAACCACGCAATCAAACCACAATCATTAATTTAGCACCAAAGTTCATTCTCAAATGTAGCACGCCAGGACAAACACAGGCAAGACAGACAAGGAAAGCACAAGTAGgtagcagttacagcaaatagttcaagtagcaGTTAAAAACAAtttagcaattaggcaaaccaaaacaagttcaaacccaagcaaagcatacaaatgcatatgatgcatgcctgtcctatggctgatgaggctcatctgtcggttatccagccaacccgacaagtctgaattgtccttagacgtcccccgacgtgcatccccaagagtctatgcatagttttttctcaaataatcaatattgctcaatgggggtaacattcctgggaatttatatagtgcccggtcacacttacgtcgtagggtcaacagagtatcgagttttcaacctggtacacgtggtggcaagccacggcacttaatccagggaacctcgtatctcagatatttcaaattcataagccacataaataattcattcatcattcatcaatATCTAAACCATTTccaatatcatcatcattcgTCAATCCACATCCATTaccaaattcattcaaaaatcatatttcaaatcaatcCTCATCATTCTTCTTCCTGTTTTGTTCACTAACAATTCTCAATCCAAAACATAACTTTTTCTTTGATAAATGAAGTATTCTTAAATCATATAATGCTTAAAATTAAAccttttaaaataactatttcaaaggaaacttataattttataaaatttcggcagcatctcctctaaaactcggattctgccacccttttcgggtcccatccaaacatttctcaaaccttttcaaaacctCGATCATTTTTCCAGATTCGTCTAGTtcaaatatcaaataattttcaaaGTGAATCAGTGCCCGTAATAaatctctttttaaaatcaaaccagCTCAAATACTAAATCATTTATAAAGTCACTAACTCAAAATTAAACCATTTCCAAAGCCAATTCCTTTACATCATTAAAACTAGCTTCAAAACCAAGAAAAGccatttttcataataatcagTTAAATAACCTTTCAAACTAATTTCTTTTCAGCAATCACAAGCTACTCAAGCAATCAAGCAATCAGTCATTCAATCCAGCAAACAACCACATTTAGAAGACAATTATAATCACAGGCATATGTTCTCTCACATTAATATCTATTTATCACAACTCTGtaatataaattagattttaagaAAAACCCCTACCTCGAAAGTTGAACCCATAAACTAAAGGCGTCACAAGAACCATTCCTATTCGCCCGAAACCAACTGCAGCTTCAATCGCAAGTCTGCTCACTTCCGCTCAGACTTCCGCAATAGCAGAAACGGCTTTAATTGCAACAGGCAATCCCGATAACTCAATCGATAACAGCAGAACGGAACAGTAGCAACCCCGAACTGTCCCCACAGCGGCTCCGGTGATGGCGGAAAACCTCAGTGGCGGCTGCAATAACATCGCAGTGATAACCATATCCTTATAAAATTGAAAGAATGGGGACCGAGAGCAGGAAGACTATTTACCAACGGCAGTGGCAGCGACTAAGAACTCCGATAATGGCTGTGGCAGCTCAGGAGTGGCTCTGTCGGTCCAGCAGCAACGGTGATTATATAACCAAGCAAACCTAGATCTCGGCGGTGGTTTCTGGTGGCAGTGGCGATCTCCGAGCAGTTCTGACGGCCACAACACCGTTTCTGGCGACCACAGTCGCGGCGGCGCAGCTCAGAACGGCGAATAACGGCGGTGACACCAACTCAACAATAACAGTGACAGATCAACGCTGATGGAGGCACATAGGAAAGTAGAACGCGACGGCGGCGACTCCCTTAACGACGACGACATGCAGCTCGGCGATGGTGACCCGACATCGGCGACGACGAACGACAGATCTGACGCGAGAGAAGGTAACGCGAGctccctctctttctctcttcgtGGGTCTGTCTCCCGGCGGAGGTTCGGCGGCGGTTTCCCTCCATCGGCGGCGACGGGACGCGAACGGCGAAGGCGACGGGGCTGGTCCACGGCGCTGCGGCTTAGGGATGGTGCGCAGTGGTAGCTGGCGAGCACAACGACCATGAGGCGGCGGTGGCGAGACCCGTGGCGCCGGCGCAGCTTTCCTCTCCTCCTCCCTCggttctctctttctctttgttatccctttcctctctttttctttttttttcccatGAATTGTTGCTGTGTTTGGGAGAAGAGAAGGGACTTTGGTGGCTGAAGGAGGTAAGGCGGCTAGGGCTAGGAAAATTGGGGTTAGGGTAATATTTTGGAaatttatgatttaatttaGGACAAATATGAAATTAGGAATTTTTGGCCAAATTAGggttttgttaaattttaataaaattaaaagatattatattaaattaaatataaaatatctatCTTTAAAATACCTttcaattataaatttataaattagtttcaattaaatgctaattaaataaaaattggagaCAAATAAACTAATTCTCCTTCATTTATAGATAaggttaaaaatataaatatttaaaatcaaggcatataaaatattcactatttttcaattataagaactctaaataaaaaaataagagtttattcaacttttataaaaaatctCCAAAATAcaatcttaaataaatataatgcatcgtaaataattaattaataacttttaaaaatttagaggTCTTACATTTTTTGTGACTGaaataaactaaaaagaaaaacaaaacaaacaaaacaaggaACTGCTTAAATAGAGGGACAGTCTCTtttaagactactcttaaactcCTCCCAAGGTGAAAGAAACTCCACATGCGAAAGTTGTAACTTCATCGCCATCTTTGCCATAGTATCTGTCACCGTGTTTGCATCTCTCATAATCAAACGAAAGTCAACACGCCAATTCCAATGCATGAAATCTCTTATTTTGAGCACCAATGGATCAATAAACCCAAAACCATCTTGAGTAACAAGATTAAATGCTTCCACACAATCCGTCTCACAAATAACATCTCGTTGACCCACATCCCAAGCTAAGAGATATTctctccaaatagcaaacaattctCCTTGAAGACTATTACTctcaatcattcccaaacaCTCCCTTTGTCAACTCCCATTACAATCTCTAATAATACAAGCAAAACCAACACTATCACCCGAACCAAAataactagcatcacaattaattttaaaagtgcCAATGGATGGGAGATTCCAAAAACCATTTAGAATAGAGGAAAGTGACATACAttgtaattcaaaaatattcctaagctCCTTTTCTGAAGTTAATGCCAGACAAATCACTTTTTCGAGAGACCAAGTTTCATGATGATTAAAGATGTCATTGTTCCTTACTCGCCATATTCACCAAAGTTCCGAAAAGAACTTGAACGGATGCTATCTGCTATGATACAAGAACCAGTTCTTCAAATCCAAAGGATGACAAGAAATATCCAACCTATGCCAGACAAGCTGAGCTTTTGGATAATCCCAAATACAATGTAAAACCGATTCCTGGCTAGAAAGACATATTGGACACCTATCCGATGACGACATCCCTCCTCTAAAGCGAAAACTTGCAGTAGGAAGAGCCTCCTTAAGACACAACCAAGCCAAAAACTTATGCTTTTCCGGAACAAGCTGACGCCAAAGCTAAAGCCAAGTCTCCCGCTCCTCCTAATGAAACAGCTGCTTACACAACCACAAGTAACCATTGCGTGAGTCATAGACTTTGGCAGCAGACCCACACCAATACCAACCCACTTCCGAACCTACTTGTTCATCTGGTTGTAATTCTTATCGTATTTATTGTTTTATATAAacagtaattaataaaaaaagtaaatacaCTTTTCAATTCCACTATTTAAGTGAAGGATAAAGGATTTTTCTACAATTCAAAAATACCTAATCAGTCCCCAAACAGGCAATTACCTATGTATTTTggtcaattttttaaatatttgttatACAGAAAAGGTATTAAATTACGAAAATGAAGACATTTGTCAACAATTTTTTAAAGAGAAGTAATGTAAAAAcatatgttaaaaaaataactacaaaTTGCGAATTAATTAACCATTTTCTGATGATAAACTCCATATACAGGTTAAGAAAAAGAAATCACAAAACAAAAATGACTTGAATCCAAAGTCATGACAGTATCACACAGTTCAATTGGACTTTAGTCATTGGACAGAGTTGCATGTCATTTTTTGGCAGTTGGAAACTTACTCAGTTACACCCTTAGCTTATTACTTATTTGACCTTTTTGATAACAACATCACGTTTAAACAACAATTAATGGACTAATTAAAATTCCTTTCCATTTTGATTTTTATCTCTTCCTTTGTCTGTTTTATAGCAGCAAAtgaacaaaaggaaaaaaaaaagaaaaaaaaaaagaagagcatGGGCTATTGTTTTGAATGATAAGTAGTTGGTTGATGCACTTCAAAGTCTGTGACGTTCTTAGGAGAGGAATCTAAGTATATAACTCTTGATGATACAGAGTGCTGCCTTCCCAGTTTCCATGTCTACCTATTTTTCATTGCCTCTCATATTTGATTTGAGGTGGAAACTTTTATTGATTCTCAAAAATCTTAGTGTTACTATTTAAATCTTCACTTATCATTTGTGGGATAAACATAGTTGTTGCTGCATTATTgactaatttttgttatttttctaaCGGAACAtgcaattcttaatcaacaatgtacaataaaatagagaaaaaaaaatcttagaTCATAAAGACTTGAGGGTGCAAAATAATTAATCTCATTCCTCCAACAATAATTAATCtcattctttctcttttttaatcATGCTAGATTGCattatgataaattaaataaacatgTAAATATGTGTTATGCAATTCACTTATTTTGGGGAAATAGTATAGAGGTGGTTGTCCTCCACTTATTAATCCTTAGGAGGAAGCCATATCAGTAAAAGAGACAGAGAATGAAGAAAAATGTACTTAAATCttaattaggatttaggatcaTTTAAAACTGGGATTATTATGCATTATTCTACCACAAGTGATAGATTATAAAGTAGAAACAACTTTTCCTTGTGATTCTAAAGTTATATATGCTCAAGCCATACTAAAATTGTTGATTGAAGGAAATTATATTATCAGATAAAATGCCCTATGTTATTGTAAATTATCTTTAGCAGCTAACCAATGAAAAACTCTTCTGCAAAAGATTGCAAAATTTCAGGTGAAGCACAGAAGCCTCAAGCAACATCATCTTTGCAGCCATCAATTGCTGACCATTGGAACCATTTGGAGCTTGGATTCACTCAGCCTATGATTAAAAACTACAAAAttctcaaaaaataaaagaaattcatTCTTGGTAACTTAATTATGCATGGATACATAAGTTTCATTTGTTGTTTTTTCCTTTCTAGATATGTGCAAAATATCCTTACATGGACCAATTTTATGGACTATTCTCAGCTTATGCACCTCAAATTTCGGTTTGTATTTTATCTCAAATCTGAAatctatatatctatatataaatCATATCAGTGTTCTTGTAATGCATGTCTCTGCATACAAGAATCTAAATTATAGTTATGAATGTGGAAGGTAACACTATTAACACAAAAATAATAACATTGTAAATGTAAAtcagtaaatgacggaaacttttAGCTTGATGTTAAATTATAGTATAAGTTACAAGTACATCTTCTAAAATTAAGTCTGTTGTAGTGTGTGTATGTATAGATATACGTATCTTCCAGTATTTATCAATGGATCTATGCatgtatgaaaaatattttgaataatgCTGCCACTAAACTTGACATCAGATGATGGACCAACTTACGTGAATGCTAAGCAATACCATGGAATCATAAGGCGTAGGCAGTCACGTGCCAAAGCTGTTCTTGCCAATAAACTCATCAAACGTCGCAAGGTATGAGCATtcattaaataaagaaaaaggctaAGGGGCCAACAACAATGTAAGTCAATATAAGCCGAGAATGTAAACTTTCTGTATTAGAAAAATAGCTACAGTGTCTTAAACTGGATTAGTAGATCTTTTAGTATTACAGTTATCTTATAATTTGTTTGTGTTGCAGCCATATATGCATGAATCGCGCCATCTGCACGCAATGCGACGGCCAAGAGGATGTGGTGGCAGGTTCTTGAACACAAGAAACTCTGCCACCAACAATGGAAATGGCAAGAGTGTAAGTGAAGCAAACAAAAAAGGACTTGGCCATCAATTACATTCTAGTGGTTCTCAGAGTTCTAAAGTCCTACCATCCTCGGCTGGAACCTTGAATTCGTTGAAGGAAACAAATGGAAGCAGTCCTAACATTTCATCAGAGGTGACAAGCATGTACTCATCAAGAGGAGGAATTGATGGATTTTCCATCAATCACATTGGAACTCCTATTCACTCCCTTGCAGATATGATGGATACTGGACATGGACATGCATGATCGTGCCCCCGAAATGGGTTTCGGCTGCGGCCGGAAACTGCTGCAACATTAATGTTTCATCTGGCAAGGATATTTAGCGAGTTTTGGTGTAGCATTGCACCAAAATCCTCGTATCCTTATCAGGCCAGATGGAAAATGCTATTTTCCTTTCTGGTGCTCGGGCAACTCATCCTTGGCTCAATTATATTCTCtatcaattttgaaaatatttgttaCTTTAAAAATTTTGCATATTAACAATTCAGTGTATCTGAACACAATTTGCATCAAGATACAATGAGTTATTAATATATCAAACTTCGAAAGTTACAGATTTTTTGAAGTAGATGgagtatataattataatattaaaatataaatagtaaTGTAATTGTCTTTTTGCAGAGGCTTGATATTCTGAAGCAGAAAGACTAATGAATTATGATGTGTGTGTATTGTGTTTAAATCACAGCATGAATTTGGGCATTTTTATGTGTGTGCTTTTTATTATCATGTCTAGGTTTGGTGTTCTATTTATGAATTTTTGACTTTGTCAAGTAATGTATAATGTCTTCTTtgttagaaataaaaataagatatttgaCAAATGCATATTACAACAACTGGTTTCTTCTCCGTTGCTACTTTAGTTAtactttctgcataattaacaAAAACACTTTAAAGTGAATTACAGTATTACACAGAaatttctaattaattaatcttACTATAATAGAGCATACATATCTTCTGTATAATTAACAGAAACACTAAGAATTGAAATGGATTGAATATTTGCA includes:
- the LOC130963605 gene encoding LOW QUALITY PROTEIN: nuclear transcription factor Y subunit A-2-like (The sequence of the model RefSeq protein was modified relative to this genomic sequence to represent the inferred CDS: deleted 2 bases in 1 codon) gives rise to the protein CAKYPYMDQFYGLFSAYAPQISVCRIMLPLNLTSDDGPTYVNAKQYHGIIRRRQSRAKAVLANKLIKRRKPYMHESRHLHAMRRPRGCGGRFLNTRNSATNNGNGKSVSEANKKGLGHQLHSSGSQSSKVLPSSAGTLNSLKETNGSSPNISSEVTSMYSSRGGIDGFSINHIGTPIHSLADMMDTGHGCMIVPPKWVSAAAGNCCNINVSSGKDI